From a single Micromonospora pallida genomic region:
- a CDS encoding PQQ-dependent sugar dehydrogenase, whose protein sequence is MRSIRTIRRSALTAGLTAATLVLSTLVAGPAQAADAVYDPVLETPSQSRLGLVLTEYASFPQSSPIPAPTDQRLMRTARINTIMELPDGSGRRAVPDLNGHLYLVRDGVPQVYLDVADTFAPQFFSGRGLGQGFGYVAFHPEFGTNGRFYTIHTEQASLATKAPDYAQANSIFHGVITEWTATDPAADTFSGTRREVLRIGFAGQVHGVQEINFNPTARPGQRDYGVLYLAVGDGGTGVRNTEPQNLGMVHGKLLRIDPQGTDSANGQYGIPTDNPFVGRAGALGEVYAVGFRDPHRFSWDPATGRMFLGHIGEHAIEAIYEVRAGDNFGWSEREGAFVFDKTGSACDKLLPLPADDAQYGYTYPVAAYDHNPAPGWNCTGDVGVAVAGGFVYRGNELPALKGKYVFGDLVDGQVLYTEANEMRRGHDPATIHRLALFNAAGESVRMQDLSGPGAVGNRERVDLRFGTDAAGALYLLAKANGKVWKVTGTREFADGDVGGTKLHKPSGPESWTPVTPSKWQFDRDEVILAEAGVSRPGPRRPFEYAVVTDGPEWSSVEIEADVRLDTPVEVSNRDVIIVFGWRSDTEFYYAHLSTDNTILPHNGIFKVNNADRQRLDYQWNGRSRGANPAIVDADWHKVRVVHLPATGEIAVYVDGKKDPLMTAKDTTFGSGRVGFGSFDNIGRLRHLTVTGTPA, encoded by the coding sequence GTGCGCAGTATCCGCACGATCCGCAGATCCGCGCTGACGGCCGGGCTCACCGCCGCCACCCTCGTCCTGTCCACCCTGGTCGCCGGCCCCGCCCAGGCCGCCGACGCCGTCTACGATCCGGTCCTCGAGACGCCCAGCCAGTCCCGGCTCGGCCTGGTCCTGACCGAGTACGCCAGCTTCCCGCAGTCGTCCCCCATCCCGGCGCCGACCGACCAGCGGCTCATGCGTACCGCCCGTATCAACACCATCATGGAACTGCCCGACGGCTCCGGCCGCCGTGCCGTGCCGGACCTCAACGGCCACCTCTACCTGGTCAGGGACGGCGTGCCGCAGGTCTACCTGGACGTCGCCGACACGTTCGCGCCGCAGTTCTTCTCCGGCCGCGGGCTCGGCCAGGGCTTCGGCTACGTCGCGTTCCACCCCGAGTTCGGCACCAACGGCCGCTTCTACACCATCCACACCGAACAGGCGTCGCTGGCCACCAAGGCGCCGGACTACGCCCAGGCCAACAGCATCTTCCACGGCGTGATCACCGAGTGGACGGCGACCGACCCGGCCGCCGACACGTTCTCCGGTACCCGCCGCGAGGTGCTGCGGATCGGCTTCGCCGGCCAGGTCCACGGCGTCCAGGAGATCAACTTCAACCCCACGGCGCGACCCGGCCAGCGTGACTACGGGGTGCTGTACCTGGCCGTCGGCGACGGCGGCACCGGCGTACGCAACACCGAGCCGCAGAACCTGGGCATGGTGCACGGCAAGCTGCTGCGCATCGACCCGCAGGGCACCGACTCGGCCAACGGGCAGTACGGCATCCCGACGGACAACCCGTTCGTCGGCCGGGCCGGCGCCCTGGGCGAGGTCTACGCGGTCGGGTTCCGCGACCCGCACCGGTTCAGCTGGGACCCGGCCACCGGCCGGATGTTCCTCGGCCACATCGGCGAGCACGCCATCGAGGCGATCTACGAGGTGCGCGCCGGTGACAACTTCGGCTGGAGCGAGCGGGAGGGCGCGTTCGTCTTCGACAAGACGGGGAGCGCCTGCGACAAGCTCCTGCCGCTGCCGGCGGACGACGCCCAGTACGGCTATACGTACCCGGTCGCGGCGTACGACCACAACCCGGCGCCCGGCTGGAACTGCACCGGCGACGTGGGTGTCGCGGTGGCCGGCGGGTTCGTCTACCGGGGCAACGAGCTGCCCGCGCTGAAGGGCAAGTACGTCTTCGGTGACCTGGTTGACGGGCAGGTCCTCTACACCGAGGCGAACGAGATGCGGCGCGGCCACGACCCGGCCACGATCCACCGCCTTGCGCTCTTCAACGCCGCCGGCGAGTCGGTGCGCATGCAGGACCTATCCGGCCCCGGTGCCGTGGGCAACCGGGAGCGGGTCGACCTGCGGTTCGGCACCGACGCCGCCGGTGCGCTTTACCTCCTCGCCAAGGCCAACGGGAAGGTCTGGAAGGTGACCGGCACCCGGGAGTTCGCGGACGGCGACGTCGGCGGCACCAAGCTGCACAAGCCCTCCGGCCCGGAGAGCTGGACGCCGGTCACCCCGTCGAAGTGGCAGTTCGACCGGGACGAGGTGATCCTCGCCGAGGCGGGCGTGAGCCGGCCCGGCCCGCGCCGTCCGTTCGAGTACGCGGTGGTGACCGACGGGCCGGAGTGGTCGTCCGTGGAGATCGAGGCCGATGTCCGGCTCGACACGCCGGTCGAGGTGAGCAACCGGGACGTGATCATCGTCTTCGGCTGGCGTTCGGACACCGAGTTCTACTACGCCCACCTGTCGACCGACAACACGATCCTGCCGCACAACGGCATCTTCAAGGTGAACAACGCCGACCGGCAGCGCCTCGACTACCAGTGGAACGGCCGGTCGCGCGGCGCGAACCCGGCGATCGTCGACGCCGACTGGCACAAGGTGCGCGTCGTGCACCTGCCGGCCACCGGCGAGATCGCGGTCTACGTCGACGGCAAGAAGGACCCGCTGATGACCGCGAAGGACACCACGTTCGGCTCCGGACGGGTCGGCTTCGGCTCGTTCGACAACATCGGCCGGCTGCGTCACCTGACGGTGACCGGAACCCCGGCCTGA
- a CDS encoding DUF993 family protein encodes MTRTVNLPDGPFTLSGTGREHLTPGVRFTSRVAYAAAHVVADPRAENVPGTPAAVDWDATLAFRRHLWSYGFGVAEAMDTAQRGMGMDYPAARELVRRSAAAARAEGGAICAGVATDQLPAGPASLDEIRKAYAEQLADVQEAGARPVLMCSRHLAAAARSADDYLDIYGRLLADADGPVVLHWLGPAFDPALTGYWGDADPVRAAETVVALIDTHPSRVDGIKLSLLDEDFEVALRRRLPAGVRLYTGDDFNYPALIRGDGEGHSDALLGVLAAIAPPAAAALRALDTGDLATYDRILAPTLPLARHLFGAPTFYYKTGIVFLAWLAGHQDHFTMVGGLQSGRSPVHLGRLLRLADAAGLLPDAELAAHRARAFMTTAGVAQ; translated from the coding sequence GTGACCCGGACCGTCAACCTGCCCGACGGGCCGTTCACCCTCTCCGGGACCGGGCGCGAGCACCTCACGCCCGGCGTCCGCTTCACCAGCCGGGTCGCGTACGCCGCCGCGCACGTCGTCGCCGATCCCCGCGCGGAGAACGTGCCGGGCACACCGGCCGCCGTCGACTGGGACGCGACCCTGGCGTTCCGCCGGCACCTGTGGTCGTACGGGTTCGGCGTCGCCGAGGCGATGGACACCGCCCAGCGGGGCATGGGCATGGACTACCCGGCCGCGCGCGAACTGGTGCGGCGCTCGGCCGCGGCCGCCCGGGCCGAGGGGGGCGCGATCTGCGCCGGTGTCGCCACCGACCAGTTGCCGGCCGGCCCGGCCTCGCTCGACGAGATCCGCAAGGCGTACGCCGAGCAGCTCGCCGACGTGCAGGAGGCCGGCGCCCGGCCGGTGCTCATGTGCAGCCGCCACCTGGCCGCTGCGGCCCGGTCCGCCGACGACTACCTCGACATCTACGGCCGGCTGCTGGCCGACGCCGACGGCCCGGTGGTGCTGCACTGGCTCGGCCCGGCGTTCGACCCGGCGCTCACCGGCTACTGGGGCGACGCCGATCCGGTGCGCGCCGCGGAGACCGTGGTCGCGCTGATCGACACGCACCCGAGCCGGGTCGACGGCATCAAACTGTCGCTGCTCGACGAGGACTTCGAGGTCGCGCTGCGTCGACGCCTGCCCGCCGGGGTACGGCTCTACACCGGCGACGACTTCAACTACCCGGCCCTGATTCGGGGCGACGGCGAGGGCCACTCCGACGCGCTGCTCGGCGTCCTCGCCGCGATCGCGCCCCCGGCCGCCGCCGCGCTGCGCGCGCTCGACACCGGTGACCTGGCGACGTACGACCGGATCCTGGCCCCCACGCTGCCGCTCGCCCGGCACCTGTTCGGTGCCCCGACCTTCTACTACAAGACCGGCATCGTGTTCCTGGCCTGGCTCGCCGGTCACCAGGACCACTTCACGATGGTCGGCGGTCTCCAGTCGGGACGGTCGCCGGTGCACCTGGGCCGGCTGCTGCGGCTGGCCGACGCGGCCGGGCTGCTGCCCGACGCCGAGCTGGCCGCGCACCGCGCGCGGGCGTTCATGACCACGGCGGGGGTGGCGCAGTGA
- a CDS encoding Gfo/Idh/MocA family protein: protein MTARVPIGIVMNGVTGRMGYRQHLVRSLLAIREQGGVPLRDGSRLWPELVLVGRNEAKLRDVAARHGLTDWTTDLDAALARPDVSIYFDAQVTSEREKALRLAVAAGKHIYTEKPTATTLHGAVELARAADAAGIRHGVVQDKLFLPGLRKLDRLVRGGFFGRILSVRGEFGYWVFEGDWQEAQRPSWNYRAADGGGIVVDMFPHWHYVLEQIFSPVRAVTAHVTTHIPRRWAEDGQPYEATADDAAYGIFELDGGVVAQINSSWAVRVNRDELVEFQVDGTEGSAVAGLRRCRVQHRATTPKPVWNPDLPSTDDFRAQWQEVPDNEVFDNGFKAQWEMFLRHVAEDAPYTWDLWAGARGVQLAELGLQSAREGRRVEVTELRS from the coding sequence ATGACGGCACGTGTTCCGATCGGCATCGTGATGAATGGCGTGACCGGGCGGATGGGCTACCGGCAGCACCTGGTCCGATCGCTGCTGGCCATCCGCGAGCAGGGCGGCGTACCGCTGCGCGACGGGAGCCGGCTCTGGCCGGAACTCGTTCTGGTCGGGCGGAACGAGGCCAAGCTGCGCGACGTCGCGGCCCGGCACGGGTTGACCGACTGGACGACCGACCTGGACGCCGCGCTGGCGCGACCGGACGTCTCGATCTACTTCGACGCGCAGGTCACCAGCGAACGGGAGAAGGCCCTCCGGCTTGCCGTCGCGGCGGGCAAGCACATCTACACCGAGAAGCCCACCGCCACCACGCTGCACGGCGCGGTCGAGCTGGCGCGCGCCGCCGACGCGGCCGGGATACGGCACGGCGTGGTACAGGACAAGCTCTTCCTGCCCGGCCTGCGCAAGCTCGACCGGCTCGTGCGGGGCGGATTCTTTGGCCGGATCCTGTCGGTGCGCGGCGAGTTCGGCTACTGGGTCTTCGAGGGCGACTGGCAGGAGGCACAGCGGCCGAGCTGGAACTACCGGGCCGCCGACGGCGGCGGCATCGTCGTCGACATGTTCCCGCACTGGCACTACGTCCTGGAGCAGATCTTCTCGCCGGTCCGGGCGGTCACCGCCCACGTCACCACCCACATCCCGCGCCGGTGGGCCGAGGACGGTCAGCCCTACGAGGCGACCGCCGACGACGCCGCGTACGGGATCTTCGAGCTGGACGGTGGCGTCGTCGCCCAGATCAACTCCTCCTGGGCCGTCCGGGTGAACCGGGACGAGCTGGTCGAGTTCCAGGTCGACGGCACCGAGGGCAGCGCGGTCGCCGGGCTGCGTCGCTGCCGCGTCCAGCACCGGGCCACCACCCCGAAGCCGGTCTGGAACCCGGACCTGCCGTCCACCGACGACTTCCGCGCGCAGTGGCAGGAGGTGCCGGACAACGAGGTGTTCGACAACGGCTTCAAGGCGCAGTGGGAGATGTTCCTGCGGCACGTCGCCGAGGACGCCCCGTACACCTGGGACCTGTGGGCCGGCGCGCGCGGTGTGCAACTGGCCGAGCTGGGCCTCCAGTCGGCCCGGGAGGGCCGGCGCGTCGAGGTGACGGAGCTGCGGTCGTGA
- a CDS encoding sugar phosphate isomerase/epimerase family protein — translation MKRFALNSATTKRWPLPDLVAGCVDAGVSGVGLWREDLAAYGVEPAAALVRDAGLTVTSLCRGGFFSTPGWLDENRRAIDEAAAVGAPELVLVSGGLPDGSRDIDGARGHVRDAIGELVPYARAAGVRLALEPLHPMFCSDRCVVASLGQALDLVAPYPAETVGVVVDTYHLWWDDQVWAQIARAGREGRIACFQIADWVTPLPAGVLLGRGLPGNGCVDLRRFREAVDAAGYTGPVEVEVFAEEVWARPGREVLDEAVAGYLTHVA, via the coding sequence GTGAAGCGGTTCGCGCTCAACTCGGCGACGACGAAGCGGTGGCCCCTGCCGGACCTCGTCGCCGGCTGCGTCGACGCCGGGGTGTCCGGGGTGGGGCTGTGGCGGGAGGACCTGGCCGCGTACGGGGTCGAGCCGGCCGCGGCGCTGGTGCGGGACGCGGGCCTGACCGTCACGTCGCTGTGCCGCGGCGGGTTCTTCAGCACCCCCGGATGGCTCGACGAGAACCGGCGTGCCATCGACGAGGCGGCGGCGGTGGGCGCGCCGGAGCTGGTGCTGGTCTCCGGCGGTCTGCCCGACGGCAGCCGGGACATCGACGGTGCCCGGGGGCACGTGCGGGACGCGATCGGCGAGTTGGTGCCGTACGCCCGCGCCGCGGGGGTCCGGCTCGCCCTGGAGCCGCTGCACCCGATGTTCTGTTCCGACCGATGCGTGGTCGCCAGTCTCGGTCAGGCCCTGGACCTCGTCGCGCCGTATCCGGCGGAGACGGTGGGCGTCGTCGTCGACACGTACCACCTCTGGTGGGACGACCAGGTGTGGGCGCAGATCGCGCGGGCCGGCCGGGAGGGCCGGATCGCCTGCTTCCAGATCGCCGACTGGGTGACGCCGCTGCCGGCGGGGGTGCTGCTCGGTCGGGGGCTGCCCGGCAACGGCTGCGTCGATCTGCGCCGCTTCCGGGAGGCCGTGGACGCGGCCGGCTACACCGGACCGGTGGAGGTGGAGGTCTTCGCCGAGGAGGTGTGGGCCCGGCCTGGCCGGGAGGTGCTCGACGAGGCCGTCGCCGGCTACCTCACGCACGTCGCCTGA